The following DNA comes from Microbacterium wangchenii.
TAGGATTGAAGGGTCATGGCAACCCGAAACCCCCGCCGGATGACCGGCATCGGCCGCGTTCTGGTCATCGTCTACCTCATCATGGCCCTCGCCGCCACAGGGCGCTCCTTCGTGCAGATCGTGAGCGAGTTCGACCAGGCACCCCTGGCCTACACGCTGTCGGCGGTGAGCGCGCTGGTGTACATCCTCGCCACGCTCGCCCTCGTGTTCGCGGGCCGTCGCACGTGGTACCTGGTGGCGTGGGTGGCGATCGTGTTCGAACTGGTCGGCGTCCTGGTGGTCGGGACGCTCAGCCTCGTGCTGCCCGAGCTGTTCCAGCATCCGACGGTGTGGTCGCTCTTCGGCAACGGGTACCTCTTCGTCCCGCTCGTCCTGCCCTTCCTCGGGTTGTGGTGGCTCGCCGCCCACCGGGAGGCGGCGACCGACCGCGCCGACACCGCGCCGCAGAGGGCGGGGGCGGCATCGTGATCGTCTTCCGCGACCCGGCCGAGATCCCGCCCGGATTCGGGCCCTCCGTCGTGGCGATCGGCAAGTTCGACGGCGTCCACACCGGCCATCGGGCCGTGATCGACCGTGCGCGCGTGGATGCCGCCAGCGGGGCTCGCGTGGTCGCGGTGACCTTCGACCGCAACCCGCTGCGTCTGCTGCGGCCCGAGCTGAGCCCGCCCGACCTCATCGGGGTGCACCAGAAGCTGAGTCTGCTCGAGCGCGCCGGCGTGGATGCGACGTTGCTGCTGACCTTCGACGAGGCTCTGGCGAGCCTGACGGCGGAGGAGTTCGTCCGTCACGTGCTCGTGCAGGCGCTCGGGGTGCGCACCGTGCTGGTGGGGCAGGACTTCCGCTTCGGCAAGGGCGGGGCGGGGAATCCGGCTCTGCTGCGCACGATGGGGGCGGAGTACGGGTTCCGCGTCGACGTCGTCGACGATGTCCGCGCGATCGACGACGACCGCCGGGTGTCCTCCACCTGGATCCGGGAACTGCTCGCCGAGGGAGACGTGGCCCGCGCCGCCAAGCTCCTCGGGCGCGCTCCGTCGGTGTGGGGGGAAGTCGTCCACGGCCTCAAGCGCGGCCGCGAACTGGGCTTTCCCACCGCCAACCTGTCACCGCGGCTGGAGGGCTTCGTCCCCGCCGACGGCGTGTACGCCGGCTGGCTGATCGACGAGCGCTCCCAGGACGGCCTGCGCTCGGGAACCCGCTACGCCGCCGCCATCAGTGTGGGGCTGAACCCCACGTTCGACGACGTGCCGGTGCGGCAGGTCGAAGCGTACGTGCTGGACGAGACCGACCTGGACCTGTACGGCCACCTGGTCGAGGTGCGCTTCGTCACCCGCATCCGCGGAATGGTCGCCTTCGACGGCATCGACGCGCTCAAGGCCCAGATGACCGACGACGTCGCGCGCGTGCGCGCCGTGCTGGCCGAGCCCCAGGAGCGCGCGGCTCAGTAGGACGAGTCGTCCCGCGAGCCGGTGGGGCCCGCGCCGCTGCCGATGGCGCGCAGCTCTCCGAGGATGGTGGCACTCGCACTGGTGCCCAGGCGCGTGGCTCCCGCCTCCAGCATCGCCAGGGCCGTCTCCAGTCCCCGCACGCCACCGGAGGCCTTCACCTGCACGCCGGGGCCGACGCTCGCGCGCATGAGGCGGACGTGCTCGACCGTCGCGCCGCCGCCGCCGAACCCGGTCGAGGTCTTCACGAAGGCGGCACCGCCGGCCTCGGTCAAGCGGCTGCCGCGGGCGATCTGCTCGTCGTCGAGGTAGGAGGTCTCCAGGATCACCTTCGCGATACGGCCCGATGCCGCATCCACGACGGCGCGGATGTCGTCCACGACGGCGTCGTCGAACCCCGACCGCAGGAACCCGATGTTGACCACCATGTCGACCTCGACGGCGCCGTCGGCCAGCGCCTGGCCGACCTCGGCCACCTTTGCGGCGGTGGAGGTGGTGCCGTGCGGGAAGCCGATCACGGTGCCCACCGCCACTCCCGTGCCCTCGAGCCGGCGGACGGCGTGGGCGATGTCGGACGGTCGCACGCACACGCTGAACACCCCCCACTCCGCGGCGATGTCCAGCTCGGCGTCGACCTGCGGACGGGTCAGCTCCGGCTTGAGGATGGCGTGGTCGATGGTCGCGGCGACGTCGCGTTCGGTGAGGGCGGGCATGACTCCAGCCTAGGCCGACGCGCGATCGGGCGACTGCGCCGGAGCGCGGTCGCGGATGCCGAGGAACGACACGATCCCCCCTGCCGCCAGCAGCACCGAGGTGACCACCGCCGCACGGTGGAACCCGGGGAGATCCAGCGAGCCGCCGACGATCGTTGCCAGGAGGGCGATCACGATGAGGCCCGCCACCCGCGCCACGGCGTTGTTGACCGCCGAGGCGATGCCCGAGCGGCTCTCGTCGATGGAGCCGAGGATCGTCGAGGTCAGGGGCGCGACGGTGAGGGTCAGCCCGATCCCGAACACCAGCACGCTGGGCAGCACCTGCCACCAGTACGAGAAGTCCTCCGACACCGTCAGCAGCACCAGGACGCCCACGGCCATGACGAGGGGACCGGCCGTCATGAAGAGGCGTGACCCCCATCGCCCGGCGAGGGATCCCACCCGCGAGCTGAACAGGATCATGAGGATCGTGACCGGCAGGGTCGCCAGTCCCGCGAGGGTGGCGGGCAGTCCCGCGCCCTGCTGCAGGTACACGCCCATGACGAATCCGTTGAGCGACAGTGCGGCGTAGACGAACGCGGTCGCGAGGTTTCCGGTCCAGAAGTTGCGCACGCGGAACAGACTCAGCGGCATCATCGGCTGCCGCGCGAACCGCTGGCGCACGAGGAACGCCGTGAAGGCCGCGATGCCCAGCGTGAGGGAGCCCCAGATCGCCGGTGACGCCCATCCGAGGCTGGACTGCTCGATGAGCCCGAACACTCCGGCCCCGAGACCCACGGCGCACAGCGCCGCGCCGAGCAGATCCACCGTCGCCCCCGGGCGGCGCTGATCACGGTGGCCGAGGCGCACCACCAGCCACAGGGTGACCGCCAGGGGCAGCACGTTGATCAGGAACACCAGCCGCCACGACGCGAAATCCACGAAGAGACCACCGAGCACGGGCCCCGCGATCATGGCGGCGGTCGTCGCCGCCGTCCAGATCCCGATGGCCCGTGCCTGCGCGGCGTCCCGGAAGTTGGCCGTGATCAGCGCCAGGGAGCTGGGCACCAGCAGCGCCCCCGCCACGCCCTGCAGGGCGCGCGCGACGATGAGGAACTCCGGCGTCGGGGCCGCCGCGATCGCGATCGACGTCACGCCGAACCCGACGAGCCCGATCGTGAGCACGCGCAGGCGCCCGAGCACATCGCTGAGGGAGCCGGCCACCAGGATGAGCGCGCCCAGTGTGATGAGGTAGGCGTCGACCACCCACTGCTGCGTCGTCAGGCCGCCGCCGAGCTCCTCCTGGATCGCCGGCAGGGCGACGGTGACGACGGTTCCATCCAGGAACGACACGAACGACCCGAGGATCGCGATCCACAGGACCAGGCGCTGGTCGCGCGTCATGGGCTCCGTCATGCGCTCCGCCATGGGCACCACCCTAGGCCTCGGCATCCGCGGGCGGGCGGGTGCCTGCGAGGGACTGTGGGTGGCGACAGGGTGGCTCAACATCGCCCCCGACGGATACTCGGAGGACATCCTCGACACAGTCGGCGGGTGAGGCGCCCCCGACGCGCTAGACTGGATGGCGGAAACCCCTTCTCCGCCGACGCAGTTCGCTCAGCGAACGCCTCCGACCGGCTGAGGGGCCGCCCCGCGGGAGTCACGGTTCACACCGCCCCCCGGGATCGCACACCGACCGGATCTGTCGTCGTCGACGCCGAACCGGATGACACGCTCAGGAGGAGCATGCCGACCACGGCGACCGCCGCTTCCGGCTCCACGCAGAAGCGCAGGAAATCCTCGTCCGCACGCCGCGACGACGAGGCCCCACTCATCCCCATCCTCGCGCGCAAGGTGCGCGAGGTGGAGGCCAAGGCCCAGCGCGGCAAGCTCGGCCCGACCAACCGGGTCAAGTTCCAGGTCATCGCCTTCCTCGTCCGCGAGGAGCGGGCGCGCGTGAAGGCCGACTCCGAGATCAGCGATTCCACCCGCTCCGAGCTGCTCAAGCGCCTGGACGGGGTCGCGACGATCCTGGCCAAGACCGCCGCACGCGACACATCGCTCATCCAGCTGCTGGAGGCCGACCAGGTCGCTTCTCCGGTGGCGCGCCGCATGCGACGCGACTGGCTCCTGGAATCCGGCGCGGAGCTGCCGCCGGACGAGTTGATCATCACCGACGTCGCCCCCGCCACGCAGCAGGTCGTTCCCGCCGCCCTCGCCGAGAGACAGGTCGTGCCCCCCGCCGTGGAGGCGCGGATGATGGCCAACCCCTTCCTCGCCCCCGACCTCACCGCCCGCTCTCCCCAGCCCACCCCCCGCCGACGGCTCGATGGCTGGGAGCTCATGGGCCCGCTTTACAAGGCGTTCGAGACCGGTGCCGGTGGCTCGGCGGCGTCCATGGACCTGCCCGAGGTGCCCGAGTTCGACCGTCTGTCGCCCAAGGGCCTGGGCGTCATGCCGCACCAGTCGCGGTTTCTGGAGGCGGTGCGCGCCGGGCACCGCACGTTCCTCCTCGCCGACGAGCCAGGCCTGGGCAAGACCGCCGAATCGGTGCTGGCGGCATCCGTCGCCGGCGCATACCCGCTGCTGGCCGTGGTCCCCAACGTCGTGAAGATGAACTGGGCGCGCGAAGTGGAGCGGTGGACGCCGCACCGGCGCGCGACGGTCATCTCCGGTGACGGCGAGGACATGGACGCCTTCGCCGACGTCTTCATCGTCAACTACGAGATCCTCGACCGCCACCTGTCCTGGCTCAGCTCGATCGGCCTGAAGGGCATGGTCGTCGACGAGGCGCACTTCATCAAGAACCTCTCCTCGCAGCGCTCCCAGAACGTGCTGGCGCTGGCCGGCCGCATCCGCGAGCAGGTGCGCGACCCGCTGCTGCTCGCGCTGACGGGTACCCCGCTGATCAACGACGTCGAGGACTTCGACGCGATCTGGCGCTTCCTCGGCTGGACCAACGGCGAGAAGCCCGGACCCGAGCTGATGGAGAAGCTGGAGGAGACGGGGCTCACCCCCGCCGACAAGGCGTTCTATCCGCAGGCCCGCAGCGCCGTGATCGACATGGGCATCGTCCGGCGCAAGAAGAAGGACGTCGCCGCCGACCTGCCCGACAAGCTCATCGCCGACCTGCCCGTCGAGCTCGACGACGAAGAGGGCCGCTCGATCCGGCGTGCCGAGCGCGAGCTGGCCGACCGGCTCGCCGCGAAGTACCGCCGCATCCTGGAAGCCCGCGGGAATCGCGGACTCGCGGCGGGCGAGATCGACCACGACATCGTGCGCCTGGTCGCCCAGAACGAGCTCGACGAGTCCAAGGCCGCCGGCTCGGGCGCCGAGAACGTGTTCACGATGGTCCGCCGCATCGGCAAGGCCAAGGCGCAGCTGGCCGCCGATTACGCCGTGCAGCTGCAGCGCTCGGTGGGCAAGGTCGTGTTCTTCGCCAAGCACATCGACGTGATGGATGCCGCGGAGGCCCACTTCGCCGCATCCGGTGTGCGCACGGTCTCCCTCCGCGGTGACCAGACCACGCCCGCGCGCCAGGAGGCGATCGACGCCTTCAACAACGACCCGGGCGTGGGCATCGCGGTGTGTTCCCTGACCGCCGCCGGCGTCGGGGTGAACATGCAGGCCGCATCCAACGTCGTGCTGGCCGAGCTCAGCTGGACCGCCGCCGAGCAGACGCAGGCGATCGACCGCGTGCACCGCATCGGACAGGGTGAGCCGGTCACCGCGTGGCGCATCATCGCCGCGCACACGATCGACACGAAGATCGCCGAGCTCATCGACTCCAAGCAGGGGCTCGCGCTGCGTGCCCTGGACGGCGTGGCAATGGATGCCGCATCCAGCGACTCCGTGCAGCTCAGCGCGCTCACGCACCTGCTGCGTCAGGCTCTCGGCGGCGACTGAGGACCCACCCGGGCCGTGTGGCAGCGGCCCGGTGCGGCCGCTAGGGTCAGGGTGGCAGCGTCGCCGCGACTTCACTCCGATACAGCGAGGACTCCAGCTATGAAGATCGGCATTCTGACGAGCGGCGGGGACTGCCCCGGCCTGAACGCGGTGATCCGCGGCACCGTGCTCAAGGGCACGACCACCTACGGCATCGAGTTCGTCGGGATCCGCGACGGCTGGCGCGGCGTCGTCGACGCCGACTTCTTCCCGCTGACCCGCCACGAGGTGAAGGGCCTGTCCAAGGTCGGCGGGACGATCCTCGGCACCAGCCGCACGAACCCCTACGAGGGGCCGCGCGGGGGAGCGGAGAACATCGCCAAGACCCTGTACGGGCACCGCATCGACGGCATCGTCGCCATCGGCGGCGAAGGCACCCTCGCGGCAGCCGACCGGCTCGCCAAGGACGGGATCAACGTCCTGGGCGTCCCGAAGACCATCGACAACGACCTCCGGGCCACCGACTACTCGTTCGGCTTCGACACGGCCGTGAACATCGCGACCGACGCGATGGACCGCCTCCGCACCACGGGCGACTCGCATCAGCGGTGCATGGTCGCCGAGGTGATGGGCCGTCACGTCGGATGGATCGCGCTGCACGCCGGCATCGCCGCGGGGGCCCACGTCATCTGCATCCCCGAGGTGCCGATGTCGATCGAGGAGATCTGCGCGCAGGTCTCCCGCGCGCACGACCGCGGTCGCGCTCCGCTCGTGGTCGTGTCCGAGGGCTTCACCCTCAAGGGCATGGACGAGGCCTACAGCGACAAGGGCCTGGACGCCTTCAACCGCCCGCGCCTGGGCGGGATCAGCGAGGTGCTCGCCCCCGAGATCGAACGCATCACCGGCATCGAGACCCGCTCGACGGTGCTCGGCCACATCCAGCGGGGCGGATCGCCGTCCGCCTTCGACCGCGTGCTCGCCACGCGCCTGGGCCTGCACACGGCCGACGCGCTGATGGACGAGGCGTGGGGGCAGATGGTGGCGATGCGCGGCACCGACATCGTGCGCGTTCCCTTCGCGGACGCCCTCGGTGAGCTCAACAGCGTCCCCTACTACCGCTACGAAGAGGCCGCCGCACTCTTCGGCTGACCCGGGAGCGCCCCAACACAGCCTGCCGAAAACGGGGGCCGCGCGGCGGGGTCAGGCGTCGGCGAGGCCGACGACGTCGAGGAGCCACGCGAGTTCGAACGCGCGCTCCTTCCATGCGTTGTATCGGCCGCTCACACCGCCGTGCCCGGCGACCATCTCGCACTTGAGCATCGCGTCGGCGCCCACTTCCCGCAGGCGCGCGACCCACTTGGCCGGCTCGACGTACAGCACGCGGGTGTCGTTGAGGGAGGTGACGGCGAGGATGCGGGGATACCGCACCCCCTCGCGCACGTTCTCGTACGGCGTATACGACTTCATGTAGGCGTAGACGTCGGGATCGTGCAGCGGGTCGCCCCACTCGTCCCACTCGATCACCGTGAGCGGGAGCGAGGGATCCAGGATCGTCGTCAGGGCGTCCACGAACGGCACATCGGCGAGGATCCCGGCGAACAGCTCTGGGGCGAGGTTGGCGACGGCGCCCATCAGGAGGCCGCCCGCGCTGCCGCCCTCCGCGACCATCCGGTCGGGGGTGGTGTAGCCCGCGTCGATCAGATGCCGTGCGCAGTCGACGAAATCGGTGAAGGTGTGGCGCTTGGCCAGCAGCTTGCCGTCTTCGTACCACTGGCGACCCATCTCACCGCCGCCGCGCACGTGCGCCACGGCGAAGACGACGCCGCGGTCCAGCTCCGACAGCCGTGCGACCGAGAAGCCGGGCTCGATCGAGTGCTCGTAGGAGCCGTACCCGTACAGGTGCAGCGCGCGGGGCTCCGCGCCGGCCTCGCCGAACGAACGCTTCCACACGACCGACACCGGCACGCGGGTTCCATCCTGCGCCGTGGCCCACACGCGCTCCTGCGCGTAATCGGCGGGGTCGTAGCCGCCCAGGACCGGCTGGCGCTTGCGCAGCAGCAACTCGCCGGTGGAGACGTCGTAGTCGAAGATCGTCCCGGGGGTCACGAACGAGCCGTAGCCCAGGCGCACGAGCGGCGGCGCCCACTCCGGGTTCCCCGCCGTCCCCACGCTGTACAGCGGCTCCTCGAACCCCACCTCCCGCAGCGTCCCGTCGGCGTAGTCCAGCAGCGCGACGCGCGCGAGCCCGTCCCGGCGGTAGGCGGCCACACCCCAGTCGCGGAACGTGTCGAGGTCGAGCAGCCGCCGGCCCGGCTCATGCGGGAGCACGACCGAGCGCTGTCCCTGGGGGTCGGATGCAGCCACCCGGACCAGTTCGAAATCCAGCGCACCGTCGTTGTGCAGGACGTAGAGGACGTCCTGCCCGTCCACGACGGCGTGGGATGCGGAGTACTCCACGCCCTCGCGCCGCGGCCACACCACGCGCGGCTCGGACCGCAGGTCGTCTGCGTCGACGAGCCATTCCTCGCTCGTGATGGAGGAGCCGACCTCGATCATGAGGTAGCGGTGGCTGCGCGTGAACCCGGCGCCGACCCAATACCGCTCGTCGGGCTCGGTGAACAGCTTCACGTCATCGGCGACGGGGGTGCCGAGTTCGTGCAACCACACCGTGTCGGGCCGCCACGCGTCATCCACCGTCGTGTACACGATGAAGCGGCCGTCGGGGGAGAACCCGGCCCCCGCGAAGGTCCCGGGGATCTCGTCGGGCAGGTTCTCGCCGGTGGCGAGATCGCGCACCCGCAGCGTGTAGCGCTCGTCCCCTGCGACGTCGACGCCGTAGAGCAGCTGCGTCCCGTCCTCTGAGACGTCGAAGCTGCCCAGCGAGAAGAAGTCGTGTCCGTCGGCTTCGACGTTCGCGTCCAGCAGGATCTGCTCGCCGGGCACCTCGGCATCCGGCGACAGCTCGGGCGGGGTCCAGTCGTCGGGGGAGGCGATGGGAGCACGGCACTGGATGCCGTACTGGCTGCCCTCGACCGTGCGGCCGTAGTACCACCACCGCCCCTGCCGAGTCGGCACCGACAGGTCGGTCTCCAGGGTGCGGCCCTTGATCTCGCCGAAGATCTGCTCGCGCAATCCGGACAGGTGCGCCGTGCGCGCCTGCGTGAAGGCGTTCTCGGCCTCCAGATGCGCGATCACCGCGGGGTCCTCCTTGGCCCTCAACCACTCGTACGGGTCGTCGAAGGTGTCGCCGTGGTGCGTGCGGGCGACGGGCTTGCGCTCGGTGTGCGGTGCGAGGGGGGATGCGGCGGTGTCGGTCACGCTCCCACGGTAGTGGAGCGTGTCGTGCCAGGGCGCGGGCGCAAGTTTGACCCACGGGGACGAGGGTGTCAGGATTCTGCGGTGCCCGGAAAACGGGACACGACTAGACGGTGAACTGTTCGTTCGTCACACGGCCGCGTCGTCGGCCGCCCCCCACATCCCCTTACGGAAAGCGAACGGTGGAGACCGCAACTCTCGTCATCGTGCTGGTGATCGTGCTGGCACTGTTCTTCGACTTCACCAACGGGTTCCACGACACCGCCAACGCGATGGCGACCCCCATCGCCACCGGGGCGCTCAAGCCGCGCGTCGCCGTGCTGCTGGCTGCCGTGCTGAACCTCGTCGGAGCGTTCCTGTCCACAGAGGTCGCCAAGACCATCTCCGGAGGCATGATCCGCGAGGATGAGATCTCCGTGACGATCTTCCCGGCGATCATCTTCGCCGGGCTCATCGGCGCCATCACGTGGAACATGCTGACGTGGCTGCTGGGCCTGCCCTCCAGCTCCTCGCACGCGCTGTTCGGCGGGCTCATCGGCGCGACGCTGGTGGGCGTGGGGACGACAGCGATCGACTTCGGCGTGGTGATGTCCAAGGTCATCCTTCCGGCCCTGATCGCACCGCTGACGGCGGGGATCATCGCGTTCGTCGTGACCAAGATCGCCTACGCCGTGACTCGCCGCTACGACGCCAAGCCCGACGGCCGCGACGGGTTCCGCTGGGGCCAGATCTTCACCTCCAGCCTCGTCGCTCTCGCGCACGGCACGAACGACGCCCAGAAGACCATGGGCGTCATCACGCTCGCCCTGATCACGGTCGGCTGGCAGTCCACCGCGCACCCCGAGCCGCAGCTGTGGGTCGTGGTGGCGTGCGCGGTCACGATCGCCCTGGGCACGTACATGGGTGGATGGCGCATCATCCGCACCCTGGGCAAGGGCCTCACCGACGTCAAGCCCGCGCAGGGCTTCTCCGCCGAGACCTCCACGGCGGCGACGATCCTCGCCTCCAGCGCCCTGGGCTTCGCGCTGTCGACCACGCAGGTGGCCTCGGGTTCCGTGATCGGGTCGGGCCTGGGCCGGCGCGGATCGATCGTGCGGTGGGGCACCGTGGGACGCATCATGATCGGATGGCTGCTGACGCTGCCGGCAGCCGGCGCCGTCGGCGCGTTCGCGGCGCTCATCGTGGTGTGGCTGGGCCCGTGGGGCATCGCCTTCGACGCGGTGCTGGCGCTGGCGATCATCCTGGGGCTCTTCCTGCGCTCGCGGCGGAACCGGGTGGATTCCTCCAACGCCATGAGCGAGGTCGCGGTGTCGGGTCGTGCCGTGAAGGTCACGCCCAATCCGCCCCCCACGCGGCGTCAGCGCCGGCGTGCGGATGCGGCGGCAGAGGAACAGCCCTCCCGCACGGATGAGGGGAGCCGGTCATGATCGCCATCGACTGGACGTCGTTCCTGCAGGTGTTCGCCGCGGCGCTGGTGGGCGCCGTGCTGGTGGTGCTGTTCTACGCGCTCGGACTGCGGCTGCTCGTGCGCGCCGGGCGCGTGCCCGTCGTCGCGCCGGCGACGTTCACCGACGCGATCGCCGTGGTCACCGACAAGCAGCGCCGCCGTGCGGAGAAGGCCGCGGCCAAGGCGGCGAAGAAGAACCCGCTCACGCCCGGCCAGAAGCGCCTCGCGCTCTACGGGGCCTACGCGTGCTTCTTCGTGTGCACTCTGGCGGTGCTCGCCGGGCTCGTCCTCATCGTCGTGGGGCACTGAGGACGTCCGCGCCCGACTCTAGGGTGGAGCCATGCGCACAGCGGTCCGTTTCGGTCAGCACCCACCCGCCCAGCGGGTGATCGTCCACGTCAGCGACACGCACCTGCTCGCCGGCGACCGGCCGCTCGGAGGTCGATACGACACCGCCGGCCACCTCACCCGCACCCTCGAGGCCGTGGAAGGGCTGGGGGTACGACCCGACGCGATCGTGTTCACCGGCGACCTCACCGATCTCGGTGAGCCGGAGGCGTACCGCACACTCCGCGCCACGGTCGAGCCGGCGGCGGCCCGGCTGGGCGCGCCGGTGGTGTGGGTGGCCGGCAACCACGACGAGCGCCCGGCGCTGCGCCGCGAGCTGCTGGGCCTGGAGCCCACCGAGGAACCGGTCACGGGCGTGTGGGATCTGGGCGGACTGCGGCTGATCGCCCTGGACACCTCGGTTCCCGGCTGGCATCACGGCGACCTGGATGCGGCGCAGCTGGAGTGGCTGCGCGAGGTGCTCGCCACCCCGGCCGAGCTCGGAACGATCCTCGCCCTGCACCACCCGCCGCTGCCCTCGCACATCCCACTGTTCGACATCCTGGAGCTGCGCGACCAGGAGGGGCTCGCGGCCGCGATCGCCGGCTCGGACGTACGGCAGATCCTCGCCGGTCACCTGCACTACTCCACCAGCGGCATGTTCGCCGGCGTCCCCGTGAGCGTCGCGGCGGCCACGTGCTACACGATGGACCTCGCGCGCCCGGCAGAGGAGGTCAACGGGATGGACGCGGGCCAGTCCTTCCATCTCGTCCACGTGTACGAGGACACGATCACCTCGGCCGTGGTGCCCGTCGTGGACGCCGAGACGTCCGGCGCGTTCACCGCGGAATGGGTGCAGGAAATGGCGGCGCTCACGCCCGAGGAGCGACTCGAGGCCTTCTCCCGCAAGCGACCGCCCGCGCCCTGAGGTGTACGCCGGGTACAGTCCCGGGCGGCGGGGGTACACGGTGGCGGCGAGACCGGAGGCCTGCGGCGGGTAGGCTCGGAGAACCCCCGACCGCCGTGAGACGACCCACGAGGACACCACACATGGCACTGGACGCAACGACGCGCACCCGCATCGAGACCGACTCCCTCGGCTCGCTGGAAATCCCCGCCGATGCCTACTGGGGCATCCATACGGCCCGGGCTCTGGAGAACTTCCCCATCTCCAAGCGGCCCATCTCCGTCTACCCGAACCTCGTGCGCGCGCTCGCGATGGTCAAGCAGGCCTCGGCACGCGCCAACCGTGAGATCGGCGTGCTCGATCCCGCCAAGGCCGACCTGATCGACGCTGCCGCCCAGCGCGTGATCGACGGCGAGTTCCACGACCAGTTCGTGGTTGGTGTCATCCAGGGCGGCGCCGGCACGTCGACGAACATGAACGCCAACGAGGTCATCACCAACGTGGCGCTGGAGATGGCGGGCCGTGCCAAGGGCGACTACGCCTTCCTCTCGCCCATCGACGACACCAACCGCAGTCAGTCCACCAACGACGTGTACCCGACGGCGATCAAGGTGGGGCTGTCGCTGACACTGCTGACCCTCCTGGGCGAACTCGACCTGCTGCGCAAGGCGTTCCTGACCAAGGCCGCCGAGTTCCGCGACGTGCTGAAGGTCGGCCGTACGCAGCTGCAGGATGCCGTGCCCATGACCCTGGGTCAGGAGTTCAACGGGTTCGCCACCACGCTGGGGGAGGACTACAACCGCCTCACCGAGAACGCCTACCTCATGTACGAGATCAACATGGGCGCCACGGCGATCGGCACCGGCATCACGACGCATCCGGCCTACGGGGCCGCCGTCCTGCGACACCTCCGCGAGATCACGGGCCTGGATCTGGAGACGGCGACCGACCTCGTGGAATCCACGAGCGACACCGGGTCGTTCATGTCGTTCTCCTCCTCGCTCAAGCGCAACGCCATCAAGCTCTCGAAGATCTGCAACGACCTGCGGCTGCTCTCCAGCGGCCCGCAGGCAGGGTTCGGGGAGATCAACCTGCCCGCCCGTCAGGCCGGCTCGAGCATCATGCCGGGCAAGGTCAACCCCGTCATCCCCGAGGTGGTCAACCAGGTCGCCTTCGCCGTGGCCGGTGCCGACCTCACCGTGACGATGGCCGT
Coding sequences within:
- a CDS encoding bifunctional riboflavin kinase/FAD synthetase: MIVFRDPAEIPPGFGPSVVAIGKFDGVHTGHRAVIDRARVDAASGARVVAVTFDRNPLRLLRPELSPPDLIGVHQKLSLLERAGVDATLLLTFDEALASLTAEEFVRHVLVQALGVRTVLVGQDFRFGKGGAGNPALLRTMGAEYGFRVDVVDDVRAIDDDRRVSSTWIRELLAEGDVARAAKLLGRAPSVWGEVVHGLKRGRELGFPTANLSPRLEGFVPADGVYAGWLIDERSQDGLRSGTRYAAAISVGLNPTFDDVPVRQVEAYVLDETDLDLYGHLVEVRFVTRIRGMVAFDGIDALKAQMTDDVARVRAVLAEPQERAAQ
- the deoC gene encoding deoxyribose-phosphate aldolase, encoding MPALTERDVAATIDHAILKPELTRPQVDAELDIAAEWGVFSVCVRPSDIAHAVRRLEGTGVAVGTVIGFPHGTTSTAAKVAEVGQALADGAVEVDMVVNIGFLRSGFDDAVVDDIRAVVDAASGRIAKVILETSYLDDEQIARGSRLTEAGGAAFVKTSTGFGGGGATVEHVRLMRASVGPGVQVKASGGVRGLETALAMLEAGATRLGTSASATILGELRAIGSGAGPTGSRDDSSY
- a CDS encoding MFS transporter translates to MAERMTEPMTRDQRLVLWIAILGSFVSFLDGTVVTVALPAIQEELGGGLTTQQWVVDAYLITLGALILVAGSLSDVLGRLRVLTIGLVGFGVTSIAIAAAPTPEFLIVARALQGVAGALLVPSSLALITANFRDAAQARAIGIWTAATTAAMIAGPVLGGLFVDFASWRLVFLINVLPLAVTLWLVVRLGHRDQRRPGATVDLLGAALCAVGLGAGVFGLIEQSSLGWASPAIWGSLTLGIAAFTAFLVRQRFARQPMMPLSLFRVRNFWTGNLATAFVYAALSLNGFVMGVYLQQGAGLPATLAGLATLPVTILMILFSSRVGSLAGRWGSRLFMTAGPLVMAVGVLVLLTVSEDFSYWWQVLPSVLVFGIGLTLTVAPLTSTILGSIDESRSGIASAVNNAVARVAGLIVIALLATIVGGSLDLPGFHRAAVVTSVLLAAGGIVSFLGIRDRAPAQSPDRASA
- a CDS encoding DEAD/DEAH box helicase — translated: MPTTATAASGSTQKRRKSSSARRDDEAPLIPILARKVREVEAKAQRGKLGPTNRVKFQVIAFLVREERARVKADSEISDSTRSELLKRLDGVATILAKTAARDTSLIQLLEADQVASPVARRMRRDWLLESGAELPPDELIITDVAPATQQVVPAALAERQVVPPAVEARMMANPFLAPDLTARSPQPTPRRRLDGWELMGPLYKAFETGAGGSAASMDLPEVPEFDRLSPKGLGVMPHQSRFLEAVRAGHRTFLLADEPGLGKTAESVLAASVAGAYPLLAVVPNVVKMNWAREVERWTPHRRATVISGDGEDMDAFADVFIVNYEILDRHLSWLSSIGLKGMVVDEAHFIKNLSSQRSQNVLALAGRIREQVRDPLLLALTGTPLINDVEDFDAIWRFLGWTNGEKPGPELMEKLEETGLTPADKAFYPQARSAVIDMGIVRRKKKDVAADLPDKLIADLPVELDDEEGRSIRRAERELADRLAAKYRRILEARGNRGLAAGEIDHDIVRLVAQNELDESKAAGSGAENVFTMVRRIGKAKAQLAADYAVQLQRSVGKVVFFAKHIDVMDAAEAHFAASGVRTVSLRGDQTTPARQEAIDAFNNDPGVGIAVCSLTAAGVGVNMQAASNVVLAELSWTAAEQTQAIDRVHRIGQGEPVTAWRIIAAHTIDTKIAELIDSKQGLALRALDGVAMDAASSDSVQLSALTHLLRQALGGD
- a CDS encoding 6-phosphofructokinase, which produces MKIGILTSGGDCPGLNAVIRGTVLKGTTTYGIEFVGIRDGWRGVVDADFFPLTRHEVKGLSKVGGTILGTSRTNPYEGPRGGAENIAKTLYGHRIDGIVAIGGEGTLAAADRLAKDGINVLGVPKTIDNDLRATDYSFGFDTAVNIATDAMDRLRTTGDSHQRCMVAEVMGRHVGWIALHAGIAAGAHVICIPEVPMSIEEICAQVSRAHDRGRAPLVVVSEGFTLKGMDEAYSDKGLDAFNRPRLGGISEVLAPEIERITGIETRSTVLGHIQRGGSPSAFDRVLATRLGLHTADALMDEAWGQMVAMRGTDIVRVPFADALGELNSVPYYRYEEAAALFG